Proteins from one Leclercia sp. LSNIH1 genomic window:
- a CDS encoding IS3 family transposase (programmed frameshift), translating to MSGKRYPEEFKTEAVKQVVDRGYSVASVATRLDITTHSLYAWIKKYGADSSTNKEESDAQAEIRRLQKELKRVTDERDIFKKSRGVLRKAVRLRYAFIRDNTCCWPVRLLCRVLDVHPSGFYAWLQQPHSQRHQADLRLTGQIKQFWLESGCVYGYRKIHLDLRDSGQQCGVNRVWRLMKRVGIKAQVGYRSPRARKGEASIVSPNRLQRQFNPDAPDERWVTDITYIRTHEGWLYLAVVVDLFSRKIIGWSMQSRMTKDIVLNALLMAVWRRNPQKQVLVHSDQGSQYTSHEWQSFLKSHGLEGSMSRRGNCHDNAVAESFFQLLKRERIKKKIYGTREEARSDIFDYIEMFYNSKRRHGSSDQMSPTEYENQYYQRLGSV from the exons ATGAGCGGTAAGCGTTATCCCGAAGAGTTTAAAACTGAAGCAGTCAAACAGGTTGTTGATCGCGGTTATTCTGTTGCCAGCGTTGCAACACGTCTCGATATCACCACCCACAGCCTTTACGCCTGGATAAAGAAGTACGGTGCAGATTCTTCCACTAATAAAGAAGAGTCAGATGCTCAGGCCGAGATCCGCCGTCTCCAGAAAGAGCTGAAGCGGGTTACCGACGAACGGGACATAT TTAAAAAAAGCCGCGGCGTACTTCGCAAAGCTGTCCGACTGAGGTACGCCTTTATCCGTGACAACACCTGTTGCTGGCCTGTTCGCCTGCTCTGTCGGGTGCTGGATGTTCATCCCAGTGGTTTTTACGCCTGGCTTCAGCAGCCGCATTCACAACGCCATCAGGCAGACCTGAGGCTGACAGGGCAGATTAAACAGTTCTGGCTGGAATCGGGATGCGTCTATGGTTATCGCAAAATCCATCTGGATCTGCGGGACAGCGGGCAACAGTGCGGAGTGAACAGAGTCTGGCGACTGATGAAACGTGTCGGGATAAAGGCTCAGGTCGGATACCGGAGCCCGCGGGCACGTAAAGGCGAGGCCAGTATCGTGTCGCCCAACAGGCTCCAGCGACAGTTCAATCCGGATGCTCCGGATGAGCGTTGGGTAACGGACATAACCTACATCAGGACCCACGAAGGCTGGCTGTATCTTGCCGTGGTTGTTGATCTGTTCTCACGCAAAATTATCGGCTGGTCCATGCAATCCCGGATGACAAAGGACATTGTCCTGAACGCACTGCTGATGGCTGTATGGCGGCGTAATCCCCAAAAACAGGTGCTGGTTCATTCGGATCAGGGCAGTCAGTACACAAGCCATGAGTGGCAGTCGTTCCTGAAATCACACGGCCTGGAGGGCAGCATGAGCCGTCGCGGTAACTGCCATGATAATGCGGTTGCAGAAAGCTTTTTCCAGTTGTTGAAACGTGAACGGATAAAGAAAAAGATCTACGGAACGCGGGAAGAAGCCCGCAGCGATATTTTTGATTACATCGAAATGTTTTATAACAGTAAGCGTCGGCATGGTTCCAGCGATCAGATGTCACCGACAGAATATGAAAACCAGTATTATCAACGGCTAGGAAGTGTCTAG
- a CDS encoding DNA-binding protein, which yields MNKHTTTELELSAKVTLADFQLSLLKRINNIAVSLMPEFEDKNQALDAITLDDGSLMQLLCSIQMEQKTRASEQEMRKVRRRRENLEAFYKSLQELGGTLKVNDVADKLGITRQAVNVQVKKNQLIAFKQNTDYIFPAFQFTDKGLVPGFKEVMSAFDEDTHPMLRLGVLKTPIQLSEDVTKTPIQIMQDGAKPDELELAIRSARLCGNHTAN from the coding sequence ATGAACAAACATACCACAACAGAACTAGAGCTGAGCGCAAAAGTGACGCTGGCTGATTTTCAACTAAGTCTTCTGAAAAGGATTAATAACATCGCGGTCTCACTGATGCCTGAGTTTGAAGATAAAAACCAAGCATTGGACGCAATCACGCTGGATGATGGTTCACTGATGCAACTGCTCTGCTCCATTCAGATGGAACAAAAGACGCGTGCTTCAGAACAAGAGATGCGTAAAGTACGCCGTCGCCGCGAAAATCTGGAGGCTTTTTACAAGAGCCTCCAGGAGCTTGGTGGCACCCTTAAGGTTAACGACGTGGCCGATAAGCTGGGCATCACCCGCCAAGCAGTAAATGTCCAAGTAAAAAAGAATCAGCTCATTGCGTTTAAACAAAACACCGATTATATCTTCCCGGCCTTCCAGTTTACCGATAAAGGCCTGGTGCCCGGGTTTAAAGAAGTCATGAGCGCGTTTGATGAAGACACGCATCCAATGCTTCGTCTCGGTGTGCTGAAAACGCCGATTCAACTCAGTGAAGACGTGACAAAAACGCCGATTCAGATCATGCAGGATGGCGCAAAGCCCGACGAACTGGAGCTCGCAATACGTTCTGCGAGATTGTGCGGCAACCATACTGCCAACTAA
- a CDS encoding recombinase family protein, translating to MSRVFAYCRVSTLEQTTENQRREIEAAGFAIRPQRLIEEHISGSVAASERPGFIRLFDRMENGDVLIVTKLDRLGRNAMDIRKTVEQLASSDIRVHCLALGGVDLTSAAGRMTMQVISAVAEFERDLLIERTHSGISRARSAGKRFGRPPILSEEQKKIVSERLNSGASISAVAREFNTTRQTILRVKAGQQ from the coding sequence ATGTCACGAGTTTTTGCTTACTGCCGGGTTTCGACTCTTGAGCAAACCACCGAGAATCAGCGAAGGGAAATTGAAGCGGCGGGTTTTGCCATCAGACCCCAGCGACTGATTGAGGAACATATAAGTGGTTCGGTTGCTGCCAGCGAACGTCCCGGATTTATCCGGCTGTTTGATCGCATGGAAAATGGTGATGTGCTGATAGTCACCAAGCTGGATCGTCTTGGGCGTAATGCCATGGATATCAGAAAAACTGTTGAGCAACTGGCTTCGTCAGATATTCGTGTTCACTGCCTGGCGCTCGGAGGTGTTGATTTGACCAGCGCTGCCGGGAGAATGACGATGCAGGTGATTTCAGCTGTGGCTGAGTTTGAGAGGGATCTGCTGATTGAACGCACACATTCAGGGATTTCTCGGGCAAGATCAGCCGGGAAACGCTTCGGTCGTCCGCCCATCTTGAGCGAGGAGCAAAAAAAAATAGTGTCAGAGCGCCTTAATTCCGGGGCCAGTATCAGTGCGGTTGCCAGAGAATTTAATACCACCCGGCAAACCATACTCCGGGTAAAAGCAGGACAGCAATAA
- the chrA gene encoding chromate efflux transporter, translating to MNDTARNDHSPWAVFLIFFRLGLTSFGGPIAHLGYFRDEFVTRRQWLTERSYADLVALCQFLPGPASSQVGIALGLSRAGYTGALAAWAGFTLPSAVALILFALGMTSYGDVMPSGVLHGLKVVAVAVVAQAVWGMARNLCPDIPRITVMAVATCFVLLVPSAWGQVGVIVTAAVTGMLLFKPQQTTVHDPLPVSIRRRVGLFWLTLFFVLLTGLPLLTAIFPNPTLLMVETFYRTGSLVFGGGHVVLPLLQTEVVPSGWVSTDTFLAGYGAAQAVPGPLFTFAAFLGASMNQVPSGWLGGLVCLLAIFAPSFLLIVGALPFWESLRRNIRTQAALQGINAAVVGLLLAALYQPVWTSAVLAPQDFGLALVALVALMFWKLPPWLVVVSCGVAGWLLSLAL from the coding sequence ATGAACGATACTGCCAGGAATGATCACAGCCCCTGGGCTGTCTTTCTGATTTTCTTCCGACTTGGCCTGACATCCTTCGGCGGCCCAATTGCCCATCTGGGTTACTTCCGCGATGAGTTTGTGACGCGACGGCAGTGGTTGACCGAGCGCAGCTATGCAGATTTGGTCGCTCTGTGCCAGTTCCTTCCGGGACCAGCAAGCAGTCAGGTTGGTATAGCGCTCGGGCTGTCCCGGGCCGGTTATACCGGGGCGCTGGCAGCATGGGCCGGCTTCACGCTACCGTCAGCAGTTGCACTGATCCTGTTTGCGCTGGGGATGACCAGTTACGGGGATGTGATGCCCTCTGGTGTATTGCATGGGCTGAAAGTGGTAGCCGTTGCGGTGGTCGCGCAAGCTGTATGGGGCATGGCCCGAAATCTTTGCCCGGATATACCGCGTATTACTGTCATGGCAGTGGCAACCTGCTTTGTGCTTCTTGTGCCATCGGCCTGGGGACAGGTGGGAGTAATCGTCACTGCGGCTGTCACTGGCATGTTACTGTTCAAACCTCAGCAGACGACGGTACATGATCCGCTGCCCGTTTCAATACGGCGTCGCGTCGGATTGTTCTGGCTCACGCTGTTCTTTGTGCTACTGACAGGGTTACCATTGCTGACGGCGATATTCCCAAATCCGACGCTGTTAATGGTAGAAACTTTCTACCGGACCGGATCACTGGTTTTTGGTGGCGGGCATGTCGTGCTGCCATTACTGCAGACTGAAGTCGTTCCTTCTGGCTGGGTCAGCACTGATACATTCCTGGCTGGCTACGGCGCTGCCCAGGCCGTTCCTGGACCGTTGTTCACTTTTGCAGCCTTTCTCGGGGCTTCGATGAACCAGGTGCCTTCTGGCTGGTTGGGTGGTCTGGTTTGTCTGCTGGCAATTTTCGCACCGTCCTTCCTTCTGATTGTGGGAGCATTGCCGTTCTGGGAAAGTCTGCGCCGCAATATCCGTACACAAGCAGCGTTGCAGGGTATTAATGCAGCCGTAGTTGGCCTTCTGCTGGCAGCTCTCTATCAACCAGTATGGACGAGCGCAGTTCTCGCTCCGCAAGATTTCGGCCTTGCCCTTGTGGCACTGGTCGCTCTGATGTTCTGGAAACTGCCGCCGTGGCTGGTCGTAGTGAGTTGCGGTGTTGCGGGTTGGTTGTTGAGTTTAGCACTGTGA
- a CDS encoding PadR family transcriptional regulator gives MTDKDLYGGMIRLHILHHAAKEPVFGLGIIEELRHHGYQLSPGTLYPMLHGMEKKGYLTSRHVQAGRRIRRVYEITGQGHIALTDARNRVKELFGELVEGK, from the coding sequence GTGACCGACAAAGATCTTTACGGCGGGATGATCCGTTTGCACATCCTGCATCATGCAGCCAAAGAACCCGTCTTTGGTCTGGGCATCATTGAGGAATTGCGACACCACGGTTATCAACTCAGCCCGGGTACCCTGTATCCGATGCTGCACGGTATGGAAAAGAAGGGGTATCTCACTTCACGACATGTTCAGGCCGGTCGACGAATCCGGCGAGTATATGAAATCACCGGACAAGGGCACATAGCGCTAACGGACGCCAGAAACAGGGTGAAAGAGCTGTTCGGTGAACTTGTTGAAGGCAAATGA
- the arsH gene encoding arsenical resistance protein ArsH codes for MEQFPALNTDCFDQHIAERLHLQEPPRILILYGSVRERSYSRFAAEEAGRLLTAMGAEVKFFNPSGLPLPDDAPDTHPKVSELRGLVRWCDGMVWSSPERHGAMSAVMKAQIDWIPLSEGAVRPSQGKTLAVMQVCGGSQSFNAVNQMRILGRWMRMFTIPNQSSVAKAWQEFDENGRMKPSSWYDRIVDVAEELFKITLLLRGQTSYLADRYSERKESHQELSYRVNQEKI; via the coding sequence ATGGAACAATTTCCAGCCCTGAATACTGACTGTTTTGATCAACATATTGCCGAACGTCTGCACCTGCAGGAGCCCCCACGGATTCTGATCCTGTATGGCTCAGTAAGGGAGCGCTCCTACAGTCGCTTTGCCGCGGAGGAAGCAGGTCGCCTGCTGACGGCGATGGGCGCGGAGGTGAAATTCTTTAACCCCTCCGGTTTACCCCTGCCGGATGATGCCCCGGATACGCACCCTAAAGTCTCCGAGCTACGCGGGCTGGTCAGATGGTGTGACGGGATGGTGTGGAGCTCGCCGGAACGGCACGGGGCTATGAGCGCGGTGATGAAGGCGCAGATCGACTGGATACCGTTGAGTGAAGGCGCGGTTCGTCCTTCGCAGGGCAAGACACTTGCAGTGATGCAGGTTTGCGGCGGTTCGCAGTCCTTCAATGCCGTGAACCAGATGCGCATTCTGGGCCGCTGGATGCGGATGTTCACAATTCCCAACCAGTCCTCGGTGGCGAAAGCCTGGCAGGAATTTGATGAGAACGGAAGGATGAAGCCGTCCTCATGGTACGACCGTATCGTAGATGTCGCAGAGGAGTTGTTTAAAATTACGTTGCTGCTCAGGGGACAAACCAGCTACCTTGCAGATCGCTACAGCGAACGAAAAGAGAGTCATCAGGAACTTTCGTACCGCGTCAATCAGGAAAAAATATAA
- a CDS encoding transcriptional regulator — translation MLQPVQLFKILSDETRLAIVMLLRESGELCVCDICVATSESQPKISRHMAILREADLVLDRREGKWIHYRLSPHIPAWAAETITTTWQCLREDVREWLDKSACTSC, via the coding sequence ATGCTACAACCTGTTCAGCTTTTCAAAATCCTGTCGGATGAAACACGGCTAGCCATCGTCATGCTTCTCCGGGAGTCCGGAGAATTGTGCGTCTGCGATATCTGCGTTGCCACCTCCGAATCGCAGCCCAAAATTTCGCGACATATGGCTATCCTTCGCGAGGCTGATCTGGTTCTTGACCGTCGGGAAGGCAAATGGATCCACTATCGTCTGTCACCCCATATTCCGGCGTGGGCAGCAGAGACAATCACGACGACCTGGCAGTGTCTGCGCGAGGATGTACGTGAATGGCTGGACAAATCAGCCTGCACCTCCTGCTGA
- a CDS encoding arsenic transporter: MLLAGSIFLLTLVLVIWQPRGLSIGWSASIGAVLALGTGVIHIADIPVVWNIVWNATAAFIAVIIISLLLDESGFFEWAALHVSRWGNGRGRLLFTWIVLLGAAVAALFANDGAALILTPIVIAMLLALGFSQGTTLAFVMAAGFIADTASLPLIVSNLVNIVSADFFDLGFTQYASVMIPVDAAAIAATLIMLHLFFRRDIPATYDVSLLKTPASVIKDAATFRAGWIVLLLLLVGFFVLEPLGIPVSAIAAAGAAVLFIVAKRGHGINTGKVLRSAPWQIVIFSLGMYLVVYGLRNAGLTEYLSGVLNLLAEKGLWAATFGTGFLTAFLSSVMNNMPTVLIGALSIDGSTATGVVKEAMIYANVIGCDLGPKITPIGSLATLLWLHVLARKNITITWGYYFRTGIIMTLPVLFVTLAALALRLSITL; encoded by the coding sequence ATGCTTTTGGCAGGGAGTATATTTTTACTGACGCTGGTACTGGTGATCTGGCAACCCAGAGGCCTGAGTATTGGCTGGAGCGCGAGTATCGGGGCTGTGCTGGCGCTGGGAACCGGTGTCATCCATATCGCTGATATTCCCGTTGTCTGGAATATCGTCTGGAACGCGACAGCGGCATTTATTGCGGTCATCATCATCAGCCTGCTGCTCGATGAGTCCGGCTTCTTTGAGTGGGCCGCACTGCACGTCTCCCGCTGGGGTAACGGACGTGGCCGCCTGCTGTTCACCTGGATAGTCTTGCTCGGTGCCGCTGTTGCTGCTTTGTTCGCCAATGATGGCGCCGCGCTGATCCTGACGCCGATTGTGATTGCGATGCTGCTCGCACTGGGGTTCAGCCAGGGCACGACACTGGCCTTTGTCATGGCTGCAGGATTTATTGCAGATACGGCCAGCCTGCCACTCATTGTTTCTAACCTGGTGAATATCGTCTCGGCGGACTTCTTCGATCTGGGCTTTACGCAGTACGCCTCCGTTATGATCCCCGTGGATGCGGCAGCGATTGCGGCCACGCTGATCATGCTGCATCTCTTCTTCCGCAGGGATATTCCGGCAACGTATGACGTTTCGCTGCTGAAGACGCCTGCCAGTGTGATAAAGGATGCGGCAACGTTCAGGGCGGGCTGGATTGTCCTGTTATTGCTGCTTGTCGGTTTCTTCGTTCTGGAGCCGCTGGGGATCCCTGTCAGCGCGATAGCAGCTGCTGGCGCAGCAGTACTGTTTATCGTGGCGAAAAGAGGTCATGGCATCAACACAGGGAAAGTCCTGCGCAGTGCGCCATGGCAGATCGTGATTTTTTCGCTGGGCATGTACCTGGTGGTCTATGGCCTGCGCAATGCCGGGCTCACGGAGTATCTGTCTGGTGTACTGAACCTGCTGGCAGAAAAGGGGTTATGGGCAGCAACGTTCGGCACCGGCTTCCTGACCGCGTTCCTGTCGTCGGTGATGAACAATATGCCGACGGTGCTGATTGGCGCGCTGTCGATTGACGGGAGTACGGCGACTGGCGTCGTCAAAGAGGCAATGATTTATGCCAACGTGATTGGCTGCGATTTAGGCCCGAAAATCACCCCGATTGGCAGTCTGGCAACCCTGCTTTGGCTGCATGTGCTTGCCCGGAAAAATATAACGATCACCTGGGGTTATTACTTCCGCACCGGCATTATCATGACTCTGCCCGTGCTGTTTGTCACTCTGGCCGCGCTGGCGTTGCGGCTTTCCATCACTTTGTAA
- a CDS encoding IS1 family transposase (programmed frameshift): MASISIRCPSCSATEGVVRNGKSTAGHQRYLCSHCRKTWQLQFTYTASQPGTHQKIIDMAMNGVGCRASARIMGVGLNTVLRHFKKLRPQSVTWRIQPGSDVIVCAEMDEQWGYVGAKSRQRWLFYAYDRIRRTVVAHVFGERTLATLERLLSLLSAFEVVVWMTDGWPLYESRLKGKLHVISKRYTQRIERHNLNLRQHLARLGRKSLSFSKSVELHDKVIGHYLNIKHYQ, from the exons GTGGCTTCCATTTCCATCAGATGTCCTTCCTGCTCCGCTACTGAAGGCGTGGTGCGTAACGGCAAAAGCACTGCCGGACATCAGCGCTATCTCTGCTCTCATTGCCGTAAAACATGGCAACTACAGTTCACTTACACCGCCTCTCAGCCCGGTACGCACCAGAAAATCATTGATATGGCCATGAATGGCGTCGGATGTCGCGCCAGTGCACGCATTATGGGCGTTGGCCTCAACACGGTTTTACGTCACT TTAAAAAACTCAGGCCGCAGTCGGTAACCTGGCGCATACAACCGGGCAGTGATGTGATTGTCTGCGCTGAAATGGACGAACAGTGGGGCTACGTCGGTGCTAAATCACGTCAGCGCTGGCTGTTTTACGCGTATGACAGGATACGGAGGACGGTTGTGGCGCACGTCTTCGGTGAACGCACTCTGGCCACACTGGAGCGTCTTCTGAGCCTGCTGTCGGCCTTTGAGGTCGTGGTATGGATGACGGATGGCTGGCCGCTGTATGAATCACGCCTGAAGGGAAAGCTGCACGTTATCAGCAAGCGTTACACTCAGCGCATTGAGCGACATAACCTGAATCTGAGACAACATCTGGCAAGGCTTGGACGGAAGTCACTGTCGTTCTCAAAATCGGTGGAGCTGCATGACAAGGTCATCGGGCATTATCTGAACATAAAACACTATCAGTAA
- a CDS encoding LacI family DNA-binding transcriptional regulator — MSKKMTMAEISRQLGISTMTVSRYFNGGYVSEENRLKIDAIVKESHYTPNIFARSIRSQSNIIGFIAPRIESYTTSLVIKGALAAANESQVRMLFHATGFNHESECQAVREFNGLNALGTIIIASKHSVEETFYRTLDNVVFIGKNTPHHCCLYYPDHAAIKALVSHTITQLKQQQAPLAAVHYIYDERMLSSRTKLMQATITDTVPELNLSLQALANSEDKAGYQAVQLQPNHVYFCATDNIAIRLYRRAKEQQLKIGHNVWIVGMGDYDYSDLLVPSLTTVAFNYYQVGYQAVKKLLKRDFSSVEGTFDIKMRESSQFL; from the coding sequence ATGAGTAAAAAAATGACCATGGCTGAGATTTCAAGGCAGCTTGGAATTTCAACAATGACTGTGTCGCGTTACTTTAATGGCGGTTATGTCTCGGAAGAGAACCGCCTTAAAATTGATGCCATCGTCAAAGAGAGTCATTACACGCCTAATATATTTGCTCGCTCCATTCGTAGCCAATCCAATATTATTGGTTTCATCGCGCCTCGTATTGAGTCATATACGACCAGTTTAGTGATTAAAGGGGCGCTGGCTGCTGCCAATGAATCACAAGTACGAATGCTGTTTCATGCCACAGGGTTTAACCATGAGTCAGAATGCCAAGCTGTGAGAGAGTTTAACGGCTTAAATGCATTGGGCACGATTATTATTGCGTCAAAGCACAGTGTCGAAGAGACTTTTTATCGAACCTTAGACAATGTGGTATTTATTGGCAAAAATACCCCCCACCATTGCTGTTTATATTACCCCGATCATGCAGCGATTAAAGCCCTCGTCTCCCACACCATCACTCAGTTAAAACAGCAGCAGGCACCGCTGGCTGCCGTACATTATATTTATGATGAGCGTATGCTTTCTAGCCGCACTAAGTTGATGCAAGCCACTATTACCGACACCGTCCCTGAGTTGAATTTATCACTACAAGCCCTAGCCAACTCGGAGGACAAAGCTGGCTATCAGGCCGTTCAATTACAGCCTAATCATGTCTACTTTTGTGCCACCGATAATATTGCCATTCGTTTATATCGTCGCGCCAAAGAACAGCAACTCAAGATCGGTCATAACGTATGGATTGTAGGCATGGGTGACTATGACTACAGCGATTTGTTAGTCCCGAGCCTGACGACTGTCGCTTTTAACTACTATCAAGTGGGCTACCAAGCTGTCAAAAAATTGCTCAAGCGCGATTTCAGTTCTGTTGAAGGCACATTCGACATAAAGATGAGAGAAAGCTCACAATTCCTCTGA
- a CDS encoding glycoside hydrolase family 13 protein: MTLAPNMHSKPLAWWKKATAYQIYPRSFYDTNQDGIGDINGIIAKLDYLADLGIDLIWICPFYASPNDDNGYDISDYQAIHPDFGTLEDVDELISAAHKRGIRIIMDLVINHTSDEHPWFIESRDNKNSPKRDWYIWRDGCEPTAEKPTCDPNNWESIFHGSAWEYDKKTAQYYLHLFSKKQPDLNWENPEVKQALFKMIYWWLERGIDGFRVDAISHIQKQPGLPSLPNPKGEKYVSSFDYHMNVAGIEKHLHELKEQAFDPFNIVTVGEANGVTADNALLWVAEATEHDQGGVFNMIFQFEHMKLWSEEQSNVPLDLVEFKRILSRWQDALEGKGWNALYLENHDQARSIDTFADPTSRYASATALASCYFLMKGTPFIYQGQEIGMVNHQFTSLDEFNDVSARNLIQKLSQQGQSDADILALLNQVSRDHSRLPMQWNAQDFAGFSEVQPWFSVNQQYADINVEQQQKDPNSILSFYKQLIALRKSNVSLVVGRYQLLLPNDPNIYAYQRVAQDMTWTIITNLSPQESIVDIDRMQLGELMLDNQNVNNEHVRSDFIATQIAPPYAAYIFARKH, from the coding sequence ATGACACTCGCTCCTAATATGCACTCAAAACCACTCGCGTGGTGGAAGAAAGCAACCGCCTACCAAATTTATCCCCGTAGTTTTTATGATACAAACCAGGACGGTATTGGTGACATCAATGGCATCATTGCTAAGCTCGATTATCTTGCTGATTTGGGCATTGATTTAATATGGATTTGCCCATTCTATGCATCACCTAATGATGATAACGGGTACGATATTAGTGACTATCAAGCGATTCATCCTGACTTTGGAACCCTTGAGGATGTGGATGAACTAATCAGTGCTGCTCATAAACGTGGCATTCGCATTATTATGGATTTAGTGATCAACCACACTAGCGACGAGCACCCATGGTTCATTGAATCTCGAGATAACAAAAATAGCCCTAAGCGCGATTGGTATATTTGGCGTGATGGTTGTGAGCCTACCGCTGAAAAACCGACTTGCGACCCAAACAACTGGGAAAGTATTTTTCATGGCAGCGCATGGGAATATGATAAAAAAACTGCACAGTACTACTTGCACCTATTTTCAAAAAAACAACCTGATCTGAATTGGGAAAATCCTGAAGTTAAACAAGCACTATTTAAAATGATTTATTGGTGGTTGGAGCGTGGTATTGATGGCTTCCGTGTGGATGCAATTAGCCATATTCAGAAACAACCAGGTTTACCTTCTTTACCCAATCCAAAGGGTGAAAAGTATGTCTCTTCGTTTGATTATCATATGAATGTGGCAGGGATTGAAAAACATCTGCATGAGTTAAAAGAGCAGGCGTTTGATCCCTTTAACATAGTGACAGTTGGTGAGGCTAATGGGGTGACTGCCGACAATGCATTACTTTGGGTTGCCGAAGCGACCGAGCACGATCAAGGCGGTGTTTTCAACATGATTTTTCAGTTTGAACACATGAAGCTATGGTCGGAAGAACAAAGCAACGTGCCTTTAGATCTAGTGGAGTTCAAACGCATTTTATCGCGTTGGCAAGATGCATTAGAAGGTAAAGGCTGGAATGCGCTTTATTTAGAAAACCACGATCAAGCTCGTAGCATTGATACTTTTGCCGACCCTACCTCTAGGTATGCCAGTGCTACCGCGTTAGCGAGTTGTTATTTCTTGATGAAAGGAACTCCGTTTATTTATCAGGGCCAAGAGATTGGTATGGTAAATCATCAGTTTACTTCTCTTGATGAATTTAATGATGTGTCTGCTAGAAATTTAATTCAAAAGCTATCTCAACAAGGTCAAAGCGATGCAGACATCTTAGCCTTGTTAAATCAAGTATCTCGCGACCACAGTCGCTTGCCAATGCAATGGAATGCGCAGGATTTTGCCGGTTTTTCTGAGGTGCAACCTTGGTTCTCCGTCAATCAACAGTACGCAGATATCAATGTTGAGCAACAACAGAAAGATCCAAATTCGATTTTGAGTTTCTATAAGCAGCTGATTGCTCTGCGTAAGTCAAATGTAAGTTTAGTGGTTGGCCGCTATCAATTGCTGCTACCTAACGACCCTAATATCTATGCTTATCAACGTGTTGCACAAGATATGACATGGACCATTATTACCAATTTAAGTCCACAAGAGAGCATCGTTGATATCGACCGCATGCAATTAGGCGAGTTAATGCTTGATAATCAGAATGTCAACAATGAACACGTTCGCTCAGATTTTATAGCGACGCAAATTGCCCCACCTTATGCTGCGTATATATTTGCAAGAAAGCACTAA